Proteins encoded by one window of Clostridium perfringens:
- the rpsP gene encoding 30S ribosomal protein S16: protein MAVKIRLRRMGAHKAPFYRVVVADSRSPRDGRFIEEIGYYNPIAKPEAEVKIDAEKAAKWLGNGAQPTDIVKKLFNQAGIK, encoded by the coding sequence ATGGCAGTTAAAATAAGATTAAGAAGAATGGGTGCTCACAAAGCTCCTTTCTACAGAGTAGTTGTTGCTGATTCAAGAAGTCCAAGAGACGGAAGATTCATCGAAGAAATAGGATACTACAACCCAATCGCTAAGCCAGAAGCTGAAGTTAAAATAGACGCTGAAAAGGCTGCTAAGTGGTTAGGAAATGGTGCACAACCAACTGATATAGTTAAAAAATTATTCAACCAAGCTGGTATAAAATAG